The genomic DNA AAACAGCAAAACAAACATAGCTCTATGCGAGAATAACATGGCTATTCTCAAGTTGCTGTCGGAGGAGATTTTCGATTACTCCGCTGAACAAATGACCCAAACCAAGACCAAGAACCTCAAAAACCAGATGTGTGGCGAATTCTCTGAGATATTCAATCTGTGTCTTGAAGTTCTAGAAAAGGCTCAGAAACCTAGTTTGATTCGTGCAACACTCGAGACCATGCTCAGATTTTTGAACTGGATTCCTTTGGGGTATATTTTTGAAACTAGCATAATCGACCAATTATTAACAAGGGTGAGTAATCGTGCCAAACTTTCGAACACACCAACTCACGATGAACTATAGTTTCTTGAAGTTCCTGAATTCCGAAACGTTACCCTCAAGTGTCTCTCTGAAATTGCCGGCCTTAATGTCGGGCCAGAATATGACCCCAAATTCAGAATATTGTTCACAATGGTTATGACCTCGATCAACAAGATGATACCCCCCAGTACCAGTATGTAATCTTTCTCCCGTTCGGAACCTTTCTTACTAAACATGTTGCGAAGATATTGCTCAAGCATACGAGACCTCATCCGACCAAGATCAAGAACTCATTCTGAACCTTGCGTTGTTccttgccaacttcctaaCAGCTCACCTTCGTGCCGTTGAAAATGCAGAGAACCGTGATGTGCTTCTCAACGCACACTTGTACATGGTCAAAGTCTCTCAAGTTGAGGAGCGCGAAGTATTCAAGATCTGTTTGGAATACTGGAGCAAGCTTGTGCCGAACTCTACGAGGAACAACAAAGCTTGCCAATGGGTGGGCTCGGTGGCGCTGACGCTAGCTTGCTTATGGGCCTTAATCTTGGAGGAGGTGGGGCGGGCGCTCAGGCGGCTGGTATGCTTGGAGGTGTCAACTTAAGGAAGAACGCATATGCCGAGGTATTGAGTAACCTCAGGTTGGTCATGATTGAGAGGATGGTGAAGCCCGAAGAGGTGAGTTAAACCGCAGCGACGTGTGGGGTGGCTGCTTATTAATGTTGTGACTATAGGTGCTTGTCGTTGAAAATGACGAAGGAGAAGTCGTCCGGGAGttcctcaaggagagcgatACCATCGTGTTGTACAAAGCCATGCGAGAAGTCCTCGTCTACCTCACTCACTTGGATGTACTTGACACGGAAAACATCTTGACTGAGAAACTGGCGAAACAGGTAAGCCCATCGTCTGTGTGAAGAATGGTGGCATCTCAACGATTGCACATGGTCCAGGTCGATGGTTCCGAATGGTCGTGGGCTAATTTGAATACGCTCTGTTGGGCCATCGGCTCGATTTCTGGCGCTATGAGTACGTGTTTGTGTTCCCCCAACTCCTCCATGCTGATTATTGGCCTAGACGAGACGGAAAAACGCTTCCTTGTTACAGTTATCAAGGACCTACTTGGGCTGTGCGAGATGAAGCGCGGGAAAGATAACAAGGCGATTGTTGCGTCCAACATTATGTATATTGTTGGCCAATATCCTCGTTTCCTCAAGGCCCATTGGAAGTTCTTGAAAACTGTAGTCAACAAATTGTTTGAATTCATGCACGAAACGCATGAAGGCAAGGGACCACCACTCACTCTGAAGAACGGCGCTAATGTTCTTTCTACCTTAGGTGTGCAAGACATGGCCTGTGACACTTTCATTAAGATCGCCCAAAAATGTCGCCGCCATTTTGTCATGCAACAGGCTGGTGAAACAGAGCCGTTTGTTGACGAGATTTTGCGAGGGCTGCATCGCATCACTGTTGACTTATCCCCACAGCAAGTGCATACATTCTATGAGGCAGTTGGATACATGGTCTCTGCCCAACCGAACAAATCTATTCAAGAACGCCTCATAATGAAGCTCATGGATTTGCCGAATAACGCGGTAAGTTTTATACGTCCTTGGAGCGATAATTTTAGCTAAGGTTCGCTCAATAGTGGGACTCGCTGATGTCGCAAGCCGCATCGAATGTGGACGTTCTCGGCAACTCTGAGAACGTCAAGATTCTGTCGAACGTACTCAAGACCAACGTCTCCGCATGCGTTTCAATTGGCGGCTTCTTTTTGCCACAGATCGGTCGTATATTCAATGATATGCTCGGATTGTACAAAGCTGTCAGCACTTTGATTAGCGAGCAAGTCGCGAAAGAGGGTAAGCCCATTCATGATCGACTTGAGTTGTACTCAGCTTTCCTTTGTAGGCCCCATTGCGACGAGAACACCCAAAGTTCGCTCCCTAAGAACGATCAAGAAAGAAATACTCAAACTCATGGAGACGTACGTGAAGAAGGCCGAGGATCTTGATACCTTGTACACCAACTTCATCCCGCCATTGCTCGAGGCTGTATTGGGCGATTATAATAGGAACGTGCCCCATGCAAGAGACGCTGAAGTCTTGAATGTAATGGCAACAATTACGAGCAGGCTCCAGGTTTGCCGTTTTCTACGTATGTTTGAGATTGCCCAAAACTTACACATGTTTGTTTCCCTATTAGGGTCTACTGACTCCCCAAGTACCCGCTATTCTGGACGCCGTATTCGAGTGTACGCTTGAGATGATTAGCAAGGACTTTGCTGAGTACCCGGAGCATCGCTCTGGCTTCTTCAAGCTACTTCGAGCAATTGATATGTATTGCTTCCCTGGTGAGTCCTACTACCTGGACATTTCTTGAGCTGTTGACTGACCAGTGTTTCAGCGCTCCTAAGCCTCCCGGCGATTCAATTTAAATTGTTATTTGATAGTATCATCTGGGCGATCAAGCATACTATGAGAGATATTGCTGATACAGGGCTGAActgtgagtcattcacccAACGGCTGGTTTTTTCCCGAAGAACTCAACGTTTGTTTCACAAGTGCTGCTCGAAATTGTCAACAATTTTGCCAGTGCAGAGGAAGCGATAGCAAATTCATTTTTCCAACAATACTATTTGCCGATGCTTCAAGATACCTTCTTCGTCCTGACGGACAGTGATCACAAGAGCGGTGAGTAACTTCCTGGCGGAAAGTTGCAAACAGTCTGACCACGATTTTACAGGATTCAAGCACCAAAGTCTGATGCTTCAAAGATTATTCCAACTAGTCGAATCGAATTCTATTCATGCCCCACTGTTTGACCCGTCGACGCAGCCTAGTCCTCCTCCTACCAATCAACAGTTCCTTCGAGAATATACTGCGACGCTGCTCAAGAATGCCTTCCCACATCTTACCTCGTGCGTTCTTCGTAACTGGGAGTATGGATATGAATAGCTGATCGACTATGCAGATCCCAGATTCAAAGCTTTGTCGTTGGGCTTTGTGACACTTGCAATGATATTGGCAAGTTCAAGCTTTTGCTTCGTGATTTCCTCATTTCCCTCCGAGAGTCTTCCAACGAAGACAACGCAGAATTGTATTTGGAGGAAAAAGAAGCCGAACAACAGCGAAAGCTCGCAGAAGAGCGTGCAGCCGCCGAGCGTGTTCCAGGGATGCTTAAACCATCACAGATCAAagaagaagacgaagaaTTGTAGGTATGCGGGCGAAATGTGCTTGAATTTAGAGCAAACTATCGTTCCGGCTGTGATCCTGGTCTAATATCCGATACCTATGATCCGTTATTTCTTAAACTGTTGCTTTGCATTTTATACAATTCCTTTTTATCAGGTCAAAGGTCTCTAAATTGTATTTACATATAGTCGCGGAGCAAATGAAAGCGATGCAGAATATTTTGGACTCTAAACCAGTGCAGGCGCTTTTGATAGCATTAGTGTTGACTCGGTAGTTTCAAACACACGCGGCGAGGTGATTTTGCTGAAGCTATCGTTTACAATGCCGCTTTTGCAGCAGTCGATTCGACTCTTGATGTATTCACTTGAGTAATTACCGGTAACCTAATTAGTGTGCAAATCCGCACATTTCAGATGCGTGTTCTTGGGCTTGCTATCTGGATCGAATAACATACCACGGTGAAACAGTTGAAACAAACACTGATATTACATTGACCAATATATTCCTCAGTACAATCACTTCGCGAATATAACGCATACATGACATATCTCAGGAAGTCAAGTCAGTATGGTACTTAGTGTGATAGAGCTCGAGCCCATCCAGGGCCCGATATATTAAAACTGATGTAAATGAATGGCCCGAATAAGCGAGAATGAATAAATGGTGATACATCAAACAAGTCTACAAGTCCAGTACTACGATAGATGAGACAACCAGGAGAGAAAATATGAGGAATGTAAACAAGGATAGATTGAAGGCATATGTTGAATCGGTCGCCAGAAGGGTCAATACTTGATCAGACTTGAGCACTATTAAACAAAGTAGGACTCTTTCATGTGTCCTATCACAACCTAGGTGCCGCTGTTAGTGATGCCCAGAAAATCATATGTTGCTTACTCACCTGGTCTCTGACGTGTCCAATGACTGTTTGGGTTGTTGTTCGATCCTAAACATATATTCAGACGAAAAGGACCGGGTAAGTCAAAAAGGAGGTTCCGAACCACGACAGATGTCCGGTGGATGTAGCATGGTGTACTCTTGGGTGCCTTCGAATTCCTGCGTAAGCCAATAAAACTTTTAGTAAGGTCTAGGTTGCGTGCGAAGATCAGTACGTTATACGTATTGTTGGTGCACACTGCAGAGCTCACATCGTAGTGCCTTTTCGGGCTCATTCAGACGATCGCCGTAATTGATCAAGTAATCGGATAGCTTAATTCCTGCGCGCTAGCCACAGTTTAGTGTGCCGTTTTCAGCCCAGCCATCTTCGTTACTGACCAATTTCTTTTCCAAGATATCGGTTTTGTTGAGGAATAATAGAACCGGGATCTGCACGCCGACTTCGAGTGAGTGCCACAGAAAATCCAAGTCAACGTGGGACTGACGTGATGTAAGGCAGTTGCTTTACACAACTCGTTCCACATTTCGAATGAATCTTGGAGGCGATTCACCGAATGATCTTCAGCTAAATATTGGTCGAACGCTGAAACTGGAACGATTACAATAAGCAAGTCCACTGGTCACATTACGTTAGTTCTGAGCAAGTAAATCGTTGCACGTAGAGCGGGTATATGCGACTCACTATCATCGAAGAAAGGCGCCCATTTAGCGCGCTGCCGCCGTGCTCCACCCACGTCATCTGCAGAAAGCGAGAACTGTGGTAAGTTACTACTCATCCAACCTGCGTAAATGGACCTACACATCctccactccaacccttgTTCAAGGTTAGGAAGAATTGTTTCTGTCGGTGCGATCGTTTTCACCCGACTCCGTAGAATATCGTCTAACCATCCTTAGTGCCACATTAAGTGCATTACGGGGACCACATCTTACCATCTGTTGGGATGTACCCAGGGGAAGTGATTCGTTCGATGTCATTGAGGAAGCTGAACGATGTTTTGGATGATTAAATGTCGGGGCCACGCGTACGGTAATTAACTTGACTTACAAACCGGACATGTCTTCGATGAAGAATCCAACCTCTTTAAGGCACTGGTGAACAACTGCGCTACTCCACAGAAGCTTCATATCGGCGGCGCATGCTTCCAGTGTTATGGCAGGGTCATCTGTGCCGACCGCCACTCCGTCGTTCTCGGAGCCAAACGAACTACTTGTCCTGATCGCATTTGTGGTGCGCATACACTTCTGAAGGAGCCGCTGCCAAGGAGATTCCGGGTGGACAAACACATCGTCATATTCCGTGTCCATCTCGGGCCTCGGCGATCCCCTCTCGCTACCACGTCCGTTCGAGCGAGGCGACATGCTGGAATACGCTGTCTTGTGATTCCGAGATCGGGGAATTTGCTTAGGTGACGATAGAGATTCAATGATTGATTCCTCAACGCTACGCAAAGGCTGAATCCATGTTAGGCAGTGCCGGGCAAACTAACCCTTGACGCACCATTAGCCGAAGCCGTAGCCGTGCAAAACTTTGAGAATC from Rhizoctonia solani chromosome 16, complete sequence includes the following:
- a CDS encoding nuclear export receptor CRM1, coding for MKAKYLPIAILDFSRDLDIGLFDRVVNAFYLGSGQEQKQAQAVLTQFQEHPDAWQRVPVILETSGSMQSKYIGLQILEKLIQTRWKILPEDQRQGIRNFIVSTTLVIAADETSLRQQKTYLNKLNLALVQILKQEWPHNWPTFIPEIVQNSKTNIALCENNMAILKLLSEEIFDYSAEQMTQTKTKNLKNQMCGEFSEIFNLCLEVLEKAQKPSLIRATLETMLRFLNWIPLGYIFETSIIDQLLTRFLEVPEFRNVTLKCLSEIAGLNVGPEYDPKFRILFTMVMTSINKMIPPSTNIAQAYETSSDQDQELILNLALFLANFLTAHLRAVENAENRDVLLNAHLYMVKVSQVEEREEQQSLPMGGLGGADASLLMGLNLGGGGAGAQAAGMLGGVNLRKNAYAEVLSNLRLVMIERMVKPEEVLVVENDEGEVVREFLKESDTIVLYKAMREVLVYLTHLDVLDTENILTEKLAKQVDGSEWSWANLNTLCWAIGSISGAMNETEKRFLVTVIKDLLGLCEMKRGKDNKAIVASNIMYIVGQYPRFLKAHWKFLKTVVNKLFEFMHETHEGKGPPLTLKNGANVLSTLGVQDMACDTFIKIAQKCRRHFVMQQAGETEPFVDEILRGLHRITVDLSPQQVHTFYEAVGYMVSAQPNKSIQERLIMKLMDLPNNAWDSLMSQAASNVDVLGNSENVKILSNVLKTNVSACVSIGGFFLPQIGRIFNDMLGLYKAVSTLISEQVAKEGPIATRTPKVRSLRTIKKEILKLMETYVKKAEDLDTLYTNFIPPLLEAVLGDYNRNVPHARDAEVLNVMATITSRLQGLLTPQVPAILDAVFECTLEMISKDFAEYPEHRSGFFKLLRAIDMYCFPALLSLPAIQFKLLFDSIIWAIKHTMRDIADTGLNLLLEIVNNFASAEEAIANSFFQQYYLPMLQDTFFVLTDSDHKSGFKHQSLMLQRLFQLVESNSIHAPLFDPSTQPSPPPTNQQFLREYTATLLKNAFPHLTSSQIQSFVVGLCDTCNDIGKFKLLLRDFLISLRESSNEDNAELYLEEKEAEQQRKLAEERAAAERVPGMLKPSQIKEEDEEL
- a CDS encoding G-protein alpha subunit; this translates as MGRTQLSYPPLHHPTMPSRRTTPSPTFSRPRIPLINLWPTQASPSEECSEPVWDMSDNEAKKRSDIIDQALKTEKVAKAAARRKQRKVLVVGQSESGKSTLVKQFRLKQSPEAFAIERESWKSIIYLNIVRSILKVIDTVAPSFNIRNPTDLDSQSFARLRLRLMPLRSVEESIIESLSSPKQIPRSRNHKTAYSSMSPRSNGRGSERGSPRPEMDTEYDDVFVHPESPWQRLLQKCMRTTNAIRTSSSFGSENDGVAVGTDDPAITLEACAADMKLLWSSAVVHQCLKEVGFFIEDMSGFFLNDIERITSPGYIPTDDDILRSRVKTIAPTETILPNLEQGLEWRMYDVGGARRQRAKWAPFFDDMDLLIVIVPVSAFDQYLAEDHSVNRLQDSFEMWNELCKATALHHIPVLLFLNKTDILEKKLRAGIKLSDYLINYGDRLNEPEKALRYLTKSFIGLRRNSKAPKSTPCYIHRTSVVDRTTTQTVIGHVRDQVVIGHMKESYFV